Proteins from a single region of Pseudomonas fulva:
- a CDS encoding PhzF family phenazine biosynthesis protein, whose translation MPLPFHQIDAFSDKPFAGNPAVVYRLDHWLEDGLMQQIAAEHNLAETAFVVKESAAWRIRWFTPTTEVPLCGHATLASAHALFECHGEPGQRIDFNYVDGTLSVGREGDRLVLDFPCVPPTPIAMPEGLAEILGQTPIAVLDAPQLLVVLESQAAVAACQPDLNALAQLPWPAVIITAKGDSVDFVSRNFAPAVGIDEDPVTGSAHCILTPYWARQLGKAELSAYQGGKRGGFLWCRLSGERVRIAGHARLVSSGQLHL comes from the coding sequence ATGCCTCTGCCGTTTCACCAGATCGACGCCTTCAGCGACAAGCCTTTCGCGGGCAACCCGGCGGTGGTCTATCGCCTCGATCATTGGCTCGAGGACGGGCTGATGCAGCAGATCGCCGCCGAACACAACCTGGCCGAAACCGCCTTCGTGGTGAAGGAGAGCGCTGCCTGGCGCATCCGCTGGTTCACCCCGACCACCGAAGTGCCGCTATGCGGGCATGCCACGCTGGCCAGCGCCCATGCCTTGTTCGAATGCCATGGCGAGCCGGGGCAGCGTATCGATTTCAACTATGTGGACGGCACCTTGTCGGTCGGCCGCGAAGGCGATCGCCTGGTGCTGGATTTTCCCTGCGTGCCACCGACGCCGATTGCCATGCCTGAGGGGCTGGCAGAGATTCTCGGGCAGACGCCGATTGCCGTACTGGATGCGCCGCAGTTACTCGTCGTGCTCGAGTCGCAGGCCGCTGTGGCTGCCTGCCAGCCGGATCTCAACGCGTTGGCGCAATTGCCTTGGCCGGCGGTGATCATCACCGCAAAGGGCGACTCGGTGGATTTCGTGTCACGTAACTTCGCGCCTGCGGTGGGCATCGACGAAGACCCGGTCACCGGTTCGGCGCACTGCATTCTTACGCCTTACTGGGCGCGGCAATTGGGCAAAGCTGAACTGAGCGCCTACCAGGGCGGTAAGCGCGGCGGTTTTCTGTGGTGCAGGCTGAGCGGGGAGCGGGTGAGGATCGCTGGCCATGCACGGCTGGTGAGCAGCGGCCAGCTGCACCTATAA
- a CDS encoding substrate-binding periplasmic protein: MAALLLSSVCARAETLVMEADVWCPVNCAQDAERPGIFVELATQIFAEAGIQVEYRVTNWARAVQDVRSGRANALVGAGVRDAPDFLFGRSAPGISRNCFYARADSTWRYTGLDSLAGIRLGVINGYSYGQELDEYIRRHQREQERLQLAAGEQALALNVRKVELGRLDALLENTWIMAMYQDQHGNHDELVEVGCRVPDVPIYIAFSPALPSSPRYRDIFDDGVRRFRQDGRLDALLQRYGIHTQP; the protein is encoded by the coding sequence TTGGCGGCTTTGCTGCTGAGCAGCGTCTGCGCCCGGGCTGAAACCCTGGTCATGGAGGCCGACGTCTGGTGCCCTGTCAATTGCGCGCAGGACGCCGAGCGCCCCGGCATCTTCGTCGAGCTGGCCACGCAGATCTTTGCCGAGGCCGGCATTCAGGTCGAATACCGCGTCACCAACTGGGCGCGCGCCGTGCAGGACGTGCGCAGCGGCCGCGCCAACGCACTGGTCGGCGCAGGCGTACGCGATGCGCCGGACTTTCTCTTCGGCAGGTCGGCGCCGGGTATCTCCCGCAACTGCTTCTATGCCCGAGCCGACAGCACCTGGCGCTATACCGGGCTGGATTCGCTCGCCGGCATTCGCCTGGGCGTGATCAATGGCTACAGCTACGGCCAGGAACTCGATGAATACATTCGCCGTCATCAGCGGGAGCAGGAGCGCCTGCAGCTCGCAGCCGGTGAGCAGGCGCTGGCGCTGAACGTGCGCAAGGTCGAGCTGGGGCGCCTGGATGCCTTGCTGGAAAACACCTGGATCATGGCCATGTACCAGGATCAGCACGGCAATCATGACGAACTGGTCGAAGTTGGCTGCCGGGTGCCGGACGTGCCGATCTACATCGCGTTCTCCCCGGCGCTGCCCTCCAGCCCCCGCTATCGCGACATCTTCGACGACGGTGTGCGGCGTTTCCGGCAGGATGGCCGTCTCGATGCCTTGCTGCAGCGCTACGGCATCCACACGCAGCCCTGA
- the ybaK gene encoding Cys-tRNA(Pro) deacylase, with protein sequence MTPALNLLKKVRAAHRIHSYEHDPKAASYGLEAAEKLDLEPAQVFKTLLAASEKGELLVAVVPVVGSLDLKALASAAGVKKVDMAPVDAAQRATGYLVGGISPLGQKKRLRTFIDSSAKHFSAIYVSAGRRGLEVELSAEVLAEHTQAQFADIGR encoded by the coding sequence ATGACACCCGCATTGAATCTGTTGAAGAAGGTTCGTGCCGCGCATCGAATCCATAGCTATGAACATGACCCAAAGGCGGCTTCCTATGGCCTGGAAGCGGCCGAGAAGCTAGACCTCGAGCCGGCCCAGGTGTTCAAGACGCTGCTGGCGGCCAGCGAGAAGGGCGAGTTGCTGGTGGCTGTGGTGCCGGTGGTCGGCAGCCTCGACCTCAAGGCCCTGGCGAGCGCGGCCGGGGTGAAGAAGGTGGACATGGCGCCAGTCGACGCCGCGCAGCGCGCGACCGGGTATCTGGTCGGCGGCATCAGCCCGCTGGGCCAGAAGAAGCGCCTGCGAACCTTCATCGACAGTAGCGCCAAGCATTTTTCCGCCATCTATGTCAGTGCCGGGCGGCGCGGGCTGGAGGTCGAGCTGAGCGCCGAGGTCCTGGCCGAACATACCCAGGCGCAGTTCGCCGATATCGGTCGCTGA
- a CDS encoding MIP/aquaporin family protein: protein MTAALQQPSLSGQCMAEFLGTALLIFFGTGCVAALKVAGASFGLWEISIIWGVGVSMAIYLTAGVSGAHLNPAVSIALWLFAGFEKRKLPFYILAQIAGAFCGALLVYTLYSGLFSEFEQANQMVRGSQASLELASVFSTFPNPVLSTGQAFMVEVVITAILMGVIMSLTDDNNGLPRGPMAPLLIGLLIAVIGSAMGPLTGFAMNPARDFGPKLMTFIMGWGEISLTGGRDTPYFLVPIFAPILGACLGAAAYRTLVARHLPSVVETPTAERAADRDVKAS from the coding sequence ATGACAGCTGCACTACAACAACCCTCGCTATCGGGCCAATGTATGGCCGAGTTTCTGGGCACGGCCCTGCTGATATTCTTCGGCACCGGCTGCGTTGCCGCCCTCAAGGTCGCAGGTGCCAGTTTCGGCCTGTGGGAAATCAGCATCATCTGGGGCGTCGGCGTCAGCATGGCCATCTACCTGACGGCTGGCGTGTCCGGTGCGCACCTCAACCCGGCGGTGAGCATCGCGCTCTGGCTGTTCGCCGGTTTCGAAAAGCGCAAGCTGCCGTTCTACATCCTCGCCCAGATCGCCGGCGCCTTCTGCGGTGCGCTGCTGGTGTACACCCTGTACAGCGGGCTGTTCAGCGAATTCGAACAGGCCAACCAGATGGTTCGTGGCTCCCAGGCCAGCCTGGAACTGGCGTCGGTGTTCTCCACCTTCCCCAACCCTGTGCTGTCCACCGGGCAGGCCTTCATGGTCGAAGTGGTGATAACCGCCATCCTGATGGGCGTGATCATGTCCCTCACCGACGATAACAACGGCCTGCCCCGCGGCCCGATGGCACCGCTGCTGATCGGTCTGCTGATCGCCGTGATCGGCAGTGCCATGGGCCCGCTCACCGGCTTTGCGATGAACCCGGCACGGGACTTCGGGCCCAAGCTGATGACCTTCATCATGGGCTGGGGGGAGATCTCCCTCACCGGCGGCCGTGACACCCCCTACTTCCTGGTGCCGATCTTCGCGCCGATTCTGGGTGCCTGCCTCGGCGCTGCAGCCTATCGCACCCTGGTCGCGCGCCACCTGCCCAGCGTGGTGGAAACGCCGACGGCAGAACGCGCCGCCGACCGCGACGTCAAAGCCTCCTGA
- the glpK gene encoding glycerol kinase GlpK gives MTDKNYLIALDQGTTSSRAIIFDRDANVVCIAQREFTQHYPQSGWVEHDPMEIFATQSAVMVEALAQAGLHHDQVAAIGITNQRETTVVWDKNTGRPIHNAVVWQCRRSTEICQQLKRDGLEPYIKETTGLVTDPYFSGTKLKWILDHVEGSRERARKGELLFGTIDSWLIWKFTGGKVHVTDYTNASRTLLFNIHTREWDAKMLEVLDIPREMLPEVKSSSEVYGHTKSGIAIAGIAGDQQAALFGQMCVEPGQAKNTYGTGCFLLMNTGDKAVHSQHGMLTTIACGPRGEPAYALEGAIFNAGSTIQWLRDELKVVNDAYDTEYFAGKVKDSNGVYLVPAFTGLGAPYWDPYARGGLLGLTRGVKIDHIIRAALESIAYQTRDVLDAMQQDSGERLKSLRVDGGAVANNFLMQFQADILGTHVERPQMRETTALGAAYLAGLATGFWSSLDELRGKAVIEREFEPQLADADKEKFYEGWKKAVGRTRDWQPHEEQQ, from the coding sequence ATGACCGACAAGAACTACCTCATTGCCCTCGACCAGGGCACCACCAGCTCCCGCGCCATCATCTTCGATCGCGATGCCAACGTGGTGTGCATCGCCCAGCGCGAGTTCACCCAGCACTATCCGCAAAGCGGCTGGGTCGAGCACGACCCTATGGAAATCTTCGCCACCCAGAGTGCGGTGATGGTCGAGGCACTGGCGCAGGCCGGTCTGCACCATGACCAGGTGGCCGCCATCGGTATCACCAACCAGCGCGAAACCACCGTGGTGTGGGACAAGAACACCGGCCGACCGATCCACAACGCGGTCGTCTGGCAGTGCCGGCGCAGCACCGAGATTTGCCAGCAGCTCAAGCGCGACGGCCTGGAGCCGTACATCAAGGAAACCACCGGCCTGGTCACCGACCCCTACTTCTCGGGTACCAAGCTGAAGTGGATCCTCGATCACGTCGAAGGCAGCCGCGAGCGCGCCCGCAAGGGTGAACTGCTGTTCGGCACCATCGATAGCTGGCTGATCTGGAAATTCACAGGCGGCAAGGTGCACGTCACCGACTACACCAACGCCTCGCGCACCCTGCTGTTCAACATCCACACCCGCGAGTGGGATGCGAAGATGCTCGAGGTGCTGGATATCCCCCGCGAGATGCTGCCGGAGGTCAAATCCTCGTCCGAGGTCTATGGCCATACCAAGAGCGGCATCGCCATCGCCGGTATCGCCGGCGACCAGCAGGCCGCGCTGTTCGGCCAGATGTGCGTCGAGCCGGGCCAGGCCAAGAACACCTACGGCACCGGCTGCTTCCTGCTGATGAACACCGGCGACAAGGCCGTGCACTCCCAGCACGGCATGCTCACCACCATCGCCTGCGGCCCGCGTGGCGAGCCGGCCTATGCGCTGGAAGGGGCGATCTTCAACGCCGGCTCCACCATCCAGTGGCTGCGCGACGAACTGAAGGTTGTCAATGACGCCTACGACACCGAGTACTTTGCCGGCAAGGTCAAGGACAGCAACGGCGTGTACTTGGTCCCGGCCTTCACCGGCCTGGGCGCGCCCTACTGGGATCCCTACGCTCGCGGCGGGCTGCTCGGCCTGACCCGTGGCGTGAAGATCGACCACATCATCCGCGCCGCCCTGGAGTCCATCGCCTACCAGACCCGCGACGTGCTCGACGCCATGCAGCAGGATTCCGGCGAGCGCCTCAAATCCCTGCGCGTGGATGGCGGTGCCGTGGCCAACAACTTCCTGATGCAGTTCCAGGCGGACATCCTGGGCACCCATGTGGAGCGCCCGCAAATGCGCGAGACCACCGCCCTGGGCGCCGCCTATCTGGCCGGCCTGGCCACCGGGTTCTGGAGCAGCCTGGACGAACTGCGTGGCAAGGCGGTGATCGAGCGCGAGTTCGAGCCCCAGTTGGCCGATGCGGACAAGGAGAAGTTCTACGAGGGCTGGAAGAAGGCCGTGGGCCGCACCCGCGACTGGCAGCCCCACGAAGAGCAGCAGTGA
- a CDS encoding DeoR/GlpR family transcriptional regulator: MNLPPRQQQILDLIRERGYVSIEELATQFVVTPQTIRRDINQLANANLLRRYHGGAAYDSSVENTAYAMRADQMRQEKQRIGEAVAAQIPDHASLFINIGTTTEAIARALLNHNHLKIITNNLNVAAMLAAKDDFDVLLTGGNVRRDGGLVGQASVDFINQFKVDFALVGISGIDEDGSLLDFDYQEVRVSQAIIANARQVILAADSSKFGRNAMIRLGPISLIDCLVTDQQPVAGLCQLLDQHKIRLEVV, translated from the coding sequence ATGAATCTGCCCCCTCGCCAGCAGCAAATCCTCGATCTAATCCGTGAACGCGGGTACGTCAGCATCGAGGAGTTGGCCACCCAGTTCGTCGTTACTCCGCAAACCATCCGCCGTGATATCAATCAACTGGCGAATGCCAATCTGCTGCGCCGCTACCATGGCGGCGCGGCCTATGACTCCAGCGTCGAAAACACCGCCTACGCGATGCGCGCCGATCAGATGCGCCAGGAGAAACAGCGCATCGGCGAAGCGGTGGCCGCGCAGATTCCCGACCATGCCTCGCTGTTCATCAACATCGGCACCACCACCGAAGCCATCGCTCGGGCGCTGCTCAACCACAACCACCTGAAGATCATCACCAACAACCTCAACGTCGCCGCGATGCTCGCCGCCAAGGATGACTTCGACGTGCTGCTGACCGGCGGCAACGTGCGCCGCGATGGCGGCCTGGTGGGCCAGGCGAGCGTGGACTTCATCAACCAGTTCAAGGTCGACTTCGCCCTGGTCGGTATCAGCGGCATCGACGAAGACGGCAGCCTGCTGGATTTCGACTACCAGGAAGTACGGGTTTCCCAGGCGATCATCGCCAATGCTCGCCAGGTGATTCTCGCCGCCGACTCCAGCAAGTTCGGCCGCAACGCGATGATTCGCCTGGGCCCGATCAGCCTGATCGACTGCCTGGTGACCGACCAGCAGCCGGTAGCCGGCCTTTGCCAACTGCTCGATCAGCACAAGATCCGTCTCGAAGTCGTCTGA